The Gemella massiliensis genome contains a region encoding:
- the map gene encoding type I methionyl aminopeptidase — MIIKTEEQLQKMKEIGFICATIRDEMKKKAVPGVNTKELDNIAKELFEKYGAKSAPITEYDFPGYTCISLNHQAAHGIPSATKILKDGDLLNIDVSGCKDGYYADTGVSFVVGKVDDKMKEKVCEVAQEAFYEGIKHAKAGAKINQIGKNVHKKIKEHKLQVIENLTGHGIGTSLHQEPQHVFNYFDPWDNLILKNGMCLAVEPFVSTKARTVENSDKDDWELITTDNSYVAQYEHTIVVRENQEPLILTKID, encoded by the coding sequence ATGATAATTAAAACAGAAGAACAATTGCAAAAAATGAAAGAGATAGGTTTTATTTGTGCAACGATACGTGATGAAATGAAGAAAAAGGCAGTTCCGGGGGTAAACACCAAAGAACTGGATAATATTGCGAAAGAATTATTTGAAAAATATGGTGCAAAATCTGCTCCGATAACAGAATATGATTTTCCAGGGTATACTTGTATTTCTTTAAATCACCAAGCTGCACACGGTATTCCGTCAGCAACAAAAATTTTAAAAGATGGAGATTTATTAAATATAGACGTATCCGGATGTAAGGACGGATATTATGCTGACACCGGGGTTTCTTTTGTGGTTGGTAAAGTTGATGACAAGATGAAAGAAAAAGTCTGTGAGGTGGCTCAAGAGGCATTTTATGAAGGTATAAAACACGCTAAAGCAGGGGCAAAAATAAATCAAATCGGGAAAAATGTTCATAAAAAAATAAAAGAACATAAATTACAGGTTATAGAAAATTTAACCGGACATGGAATTGGAACATCTCTTCATCAAGAACCACAACATGTATTTAATTATTTTGATCCATGGGATAATTTGATTTTAAAAAACGGAATGTGCTTAGCTGTAGAACCATTTGTTTCAACAAAAGCACGTACAGTTGAAAACAGTGATAAAGATGATTGGGAGCTAATAACAACAGATAATTCGTATGTTGCACAATATGAACACACTATAGTTGTCAGAGAAAATCAGGAGCCATTAATACTAACCAAAATTGATTAA
- the pepV gene encoding dipeptidase PepV — protein sequence MNINFIEEVQKHKEELLKDLFDLLSVRSVLGTDVTDETPFGSGPRKALDKILSFGERDGYKTKLVENKAGHIEAGNGEELFGILGHVDVVPVVEEDWISHPFKPEIREGKLFARGALDDKGPTMAAYYAIKLLDKLGVKWNKRVRLIIGSDEETGFRCVKSYFEHEEQPATGFTPDAMYPLVYAEKARATFDYKLNFKDEENAYDYKLLNFEGGQVPNMVVASAKAVLEGDARDIKEKFEKFLADEKLDGTVSVKENIELELKGKAAHGSTPQLGINGATKLAEFLNMLNLDVNGKNFVGFITEKLANDPFGERLGLKYEDDEMGAATYNYGIVKYNAAEKVGFASTDSRYPKNFNLVDKLNNLKIDNITLEITSTKEAHYVSKDDELVTTLVDVYRKYTGDKENDAFVLGGGTYARCLKKGVAFGALLPGRQDTMHQANEFILVDDLLLSTAIYAEGIYRLCCE from the coding sequence ATGAATATCAATTTTATAGAAGAGGTACAAAAACATAAGGAGGAATTACTAAAGGATTTATTTGATTTATTAAGCGTTAGATCAGTTTTAGGAACAGATGTAACGGATGAGACTCCTTTTGGAAGTGGACCGAGAAAGGCGTTAGATAAGATTTTATCTTTTGGAGAACGTGACGGTTACAAAACCAAATTGGTTGAAAATAAAGCCGGTCACATTGAAGCAGGTAATGGGGAAGAATTGTTCGGTATTTTAGGACATGTTGACGTAGTGCCGGTGGTAGAAGAAGATTGGATCAGCCATCCTTTTAAACCGGAAATTAGAGAAGGTAAATTATTTGCACGTGGTGCTTTAGATGATAAAGGCCCTACTATGGCAGCTTACTATGCTATCAAATTATTGGATAAACTGGGGGTTAAATGGAACAAACGTGTTCGTCTAATTATTGGTAGTGACGAAGAAACAGGTTTCAGATGTGTTAAATCGTATTTTGAACATGAGGAGCAACCTGCTACCGGATTTACTCCGGATGCAATGTATCCACTGGTTTATGCTGAGAAAGCACGTGCAACATTTGATTATAAATTAAACTTTAAAGATGAAGAGAACGCTTATGATTATAAGTTGTTAAACTTTGAAGGCGGTCAAGTTCCAAATATGGTAGTTGCCAGTGCTAAAGCCGTATTAGAAGGTGATGCTCGTGATATAAAAGAAAAATTTGAAAAATTTTTGGCAGATGAAAAATTAGATGGAACTGTAAGTGTAAAAGAAAATATAGAATTAGAACTTAAAGGTAAAGCCGCTCATGGTTCAACGCCACAATTAGGTATTAACGGTGCAACTAAATTGGCAGAGTTTCTAAATATGTTAAATTTAGATGTAAATGGCAAAAATTTCGTAGGTTTTATTACAGAAAAATTAGCCAATGATCCGTTTGGGGAACGTTTAGGTTTGAAATACGAAGATGATGAAATGGGAGCGGCAACTTATAATTATGGTATTGTAAAATATAATGCTGCCGAAAAAGTAGGTTTTGCTTCTACGGACAGCAGATATCCTAAAAACTTTAATTTAGTTGATAAATTAAATAATTTAAAAATAGATAATATAACTCTTGAAATAACAAGCACAAAAGAGGCACATTATGTATCTAAAGATGATGAATTAGTGACAACATTGGTTGATGTATATAGAAAGTATACCGGTGATAAAGAAAATGATGCCTTTGTTTTAGGTGGCGGTACATATGCACGTTGTCTTAAAAAAGGTGTTGCATTTGGTGCGTTATTACCCGGAAGACAAGATACAATGCACCAAGCAAATGAGTTTATCTTGGTAGATGATTTATTGCTTTCAACTGCTATTTATGCTGAAGGAATATACAGACTTTGTTGTGAATAA
- a CDS encoding branched-chain amino acid aminotransferase, giving the protein MNKLTVKDIELNLTSHPKEKTPDDKLGFGQVFTDHMFVMDWDTKRGWHNPKIVPYGPLAISPALNTLHYGQSIFEGMKAYIANGEPVLFRPEENFKRLNNSADRIALPKLDEEFALAALKKLLQIDKEWIPKSEGTSLYIRPLMFGAEEALGVHPNNKVKFIIMLSPSGSYFKSGLQPNKIFVENEYVRAVRGGFGFAKTAGNYAGSLKGQAKAQKLGYSQSLWLDGVEQKYIEEGGAMNIFFKIDGKFITPELNGSILPGITRDSVIKLLRSLGETVEERKLALTEVYEAYDNGKLEEVFLSGTAAVIAPVGELFDGTKKLEITTEAGEWTTKVYEQLTGIQLGKVEDTFGWVTKVEE; this is encoded by the coding sequence ATGATAAACTAGGCTTCGGGCAAGTTTTTACCGACCATATGTTTGTAATGGATTGGGACACGAAACGTGGTTGGCATAATCCTAAAATCGTCCCCTATGGACCGCTAGCTATCTCACCTGCACTAAATACTTTACACTATGGTCAAAGCATCTTCGAAGGTATGAAAGCATATATTGCAAATGGTGAACCGGTATTATTTAGACCTGAAGAAAACTTCAAACGCCTTAATAATTCTGCCGATCGTATCGCCCTACCGAAACTTGATGAAGAATTTGCCTTAGCCGCTTTAAAAAAATTATTGCAAATTGATAAAGAATGGATTCCTAAATCAGAAGGAACATCTCTTTATATCAGACCACTTATGTTTGGTGCCGAAGAAGCGTTAGGCGTTCACCCTAATAATAAAGTAAAATTCATTATTATGCTGTCGCCGTCAGGAAGTTACTTTAAATCCGGCTTACAACCAAATAAAATCTTCGTAGAAAATGAATATGTTCGTGCAGTTCGTGGTGGTTTCGGCTTTGCAAAAACTGCAGGAAACTATGCCGGTTCATTAAAAGGGCAGGCAAAAGCACAAAAACTCGGATATTCTCAATCATTGTGGTTAGATGGTGTTGAGCAAAAATACATTGAAGAAGGTGGGGCGATGAACATCTTTTTCAAAATTGACGGTAAATTTATTACACCTGAACTAAATGGTTCTATTTTACCGGGTATTACTCGTGATTCAGTGATTAAATTATTACGTTCTTTAGGTGAAACTGTTGAAGAAAGAAAACTTGCACTAACAGAAGTATATGAGGCATATGATAACGGAAAACTTGAAGAAGTATTTTTATCTGGGACAGCAGCAGTTATTGCGCCCGTTGGAGAACTGTTTGACGGTACCAAAAAATTAGAGATAACCACTGAAGCCGGTGAATGGACTACTAAAGTTTATGAACAATTAACAGGTATTCAGCTTGGAAAAGTAGAAGATACTTTCGGTTGGGTTACTAAAGTAGAAGAATAA
- a CDS encoding pseudouridine synthase, whose product MRFDKFISVTTGLSRAVAKKEIKKGILVNNEIIKSVDFKINENHDIVIFNGKRLLYQKYIYIMMNKPKDVISATEDRDSKTVVDLLNDNDKIYNPHPVGRLDKDTVGLMFLTNDGELTHKLISPKKDIKKKYYLEVDGFLEENAVEIAKKGIILEDGYRCKSAVLKVLSSNQERSTAYISITEGKFHQVKRMMKSLGVDVTYLKRISIGTLILDEDLKLGEYRYLTDKEIKNLKK is encoded by the coding sequence GTGAGGTTTGATAAATTTATCAGTGTTACTACTGGTTTAAGCAGAGCAGTTGCGAAAAAAGAAATTAAAAAAGGAATTTTAGTAAATAACGAAATTATTAAGTCAGTAGACTTTAAAATTAATGAAAATCATGATATAGTAATATTTAATGGTAAACGATTACTTTATCAAAAATATATTTATATTATGATGAATAAACCAAAAGATGTGATTTCGGCTACAGAAGACAGAGATAGTAAAACGGTAGTTGATTTATTAAATGATAATGATAAAATATATAATCCTCACCCTGTAGGGAGGCTGGACAAAGATACCGTAGGGTTGATGTTTTTAACAAATGATGGCGAACTTACACATAAGCTAATATCACCTAAAAAGGATATTAAGAAAAAATATTATCTTGAGGTAGATGGATTTTTAGAAGAAAATGCAGTGGAAATTGCAAAAAAAGGTATTATTCTTGAAGATGGATATAGATGTAAGAGTGCAGTGTTGAAAGTATTGAGTTCTAATCAAGAAAGAAGTACAGCTTACATTAGTATTACTGAAGGAAAATTTCATCAGGTAAAAAGAATGATGAAGTCTTTAGGTGTAGATGTAACTTATTTAAAACGCATATCAATAGGAACCTTAATTTTAGATGAAGATTTAAAATTAGGAGAATATAGATACTTAACGGATAAGGAAATAAAAAATTTAAAAAAATAA
- the topA gene encoding type I DNA topoisomerase: MSENLVIVESPSKAKTIEKYLGKKYKVISSKGHVRDLPKSRMGVEVLDNGNVEVDYISIRGKGDVIKSLKKEAKGKKVFLASDPDREGEAIAWHIAYILGLDNNEDNRIVFNEITKDAVKEAIKHPRKINTDLVQSQQARRILDRLVGYNISPVLWKKVKPKLSAGRVQNAALKLIVDREEEILNFKPEEYWSMPIDFIKDRKILTANFYSYKGERIKLENKNIVDTIKKAIKGETFKVVDVTKSKKNRNSPNIYITSTMQQDASRKLNFKTRKTMSVAQELYEGINLKKLGGVTGLITYMRTDSTRVSDEAVASANNFILTNYGKEYILATAKSKKASKNVQDAHEGIRPTNIDYTPDIIKDYLSKDQYKLYKLIWERFIASRMSAAVYEMNVTTFENNKVVYKGTHSNLIFNGFLAVLKEKEKVKVAPKFEVGENAKIKEIKEEQHFTQPPARYSEAKLIATLEELGIGRPSTYATIVETLQKRYYVKLQNKVFTPTELGIIVSKITEQYFPDIINTQFTANLENQLDNIAEGKVTWKKTISDFYSGFSKDVKKAEREMEKIEIKQEFTGENCPDCGAPLVYKLGKFGKFIACSNFPECRYTGTIQKKIGVTCPKCHNHDILEKKSKKGKVFYGCEGFPGCDFVSWDKPINRFCPKCNNILYENKKGVTCANCDYIEEIKK, from the coding sequence ATGTCAGAAAATTTAGTTATAGTCGAATCTCCTTCAAAGGCAAAAACGATAGAAAAATATCTAGGAAAAAAATATAAAGTAATTTCATCAAAAGGACATGTCAGAGATTTACCCAAAAGTAGAATGGGAGTTGAAGTATTAGACAATGGAAATGTTGAGGTTGACTATATTTCTATTCGTGGTAAAGGGGATGTTATAAAAAGTTTGAAAAAAGAAGCAAAAGGGAAAAAAGTATTCTTAGCTTCCGATCCCGATAGAGAAGGAGAAGCAATAGCGTGGCATATTGCATATATTTTGGGGTTAGATAATAATGAAGATAACAGAATAGTATTTAATGAAATAACAAAAGATGCAGTGAAAGAGGCAATAAAGCATCCGAGAAAAATCAATACAGATTTGGTTCAATCACAGCAAGCAAGACGTATTTTAGATAGATTGGTTGGATATAACATTTCTCCGGTTTTATGGAAAAAGGTAAAACCTAAACTGTCAGCCGGGAGAGTACAAAATGCGGCATTGAAATTAATTGTAGATAGAGAAGAAGAAATACTAAATTTCAAACCGGAAGAATATTGGTCAATGCCGATAGACTTCATAAAAGATAGAAAGATTCTTACTGCAAATTTTTATTCATATAAAGGTGAAAGAATAAAATTAGAAAATAAAAACATTGTTGATACTATAAAAAAAGCAATAAAAGGTGAAACTTTTAAAGTAGTTGATGTGACAAAATCTAAGAAAAATAGAAATTCTCCTAATATTTATATTACATCAACAATGCAACAAGATGCTTCAAGAAAATTAAATTTTAAAACCAGAAAAACAATGAGTGTTGCTCAAGAGTTGTATGAGGGTATTAATTTAAAAAAACTTGGTGGGGTAACGGGGCTTATCACATACATGAGAACCGATTCTACACGTGTATCAGATGAAGCGGTCGCAAGTGCGAATAATTTTATTTTAACCAATTACGGAAAAGAATATATTTTGGCTACCGCTAAATCAAAAAAAGCAAGTAAAAATGTTCAAGATGCACATGAAGGTATTAGACCTACAAATATAGATTATACGCCAGATATAATAAAAGATTACTTATCAAAGGATCAATATAAATTATATAAACTTATATGGGAACGTTTTATTGCAAGTAGAATGAGTGCAGCTGTCTATGAAATGAATGTTACAACATTTGAGAATAATAAAGTTGTTTATAAAGGCACACACTCTAATTTGATATTTAACGGTTTTTTAGCGGTATTAAAAGAAAAAGAAAAGGTAAAAGTTGCACCGAAGTTTGAAGTAGGGGAAAATGCTAAAATAAAAGAAATAAAAGAGGAACAACATTTTACTCAACCACCTGCACGCTATTCAGAAGCAAAACTTATTGCAACATTGGAAGAATTAGGTATAGGTAGACCCTCGACTTATGCAACAATAGTAGAAACTTTGCAAAAAAGATACTATGTAAAACTTCAAAATAAAGTTTTTACACCAACAGAACTGGGAATCATTGTCAGCAAGATAACAGAACAATATTTTCCGGATATTATTAATACACAATTTACCGCTAATTTGGAAAATCAACTTGATAATATAGCTGAAGGAAAAGTAACATGGAAAAAAACTATTTCGGATTTTTATTCAGGATTTAGTAAAGATGTTAAAAAAGCTGAACGTGAAATGGAAAAAATAGAAATTAAACAGGAATTTACAGGAGAAAACTGTCCTGATTGCGGGGCACCGCTAGTTTATAAATTAGGGAAATTCGGTAAATTTATAGCATGTTCCAACTTTCCGGAATGTAGATATACAGGAACTATACAGAAAAAAATTGGTGTAACCTGTCCGAAATGCCATAATCATGATATTTTGGAGAAAAAATCAAAAAAAGGGAAAGTATTTTACGGTTGTGAAGGTTTTCCGGGATGTGATTTTGTATCATGGGATAAACCTATTAATAGATTCTGCCCAAAATGTAATAACATTTTATATGAAAATAAAAAAGGTGTGACTTGTGCTAACTGTGATTATATAGAAGAAATAAAAAAATAA
- a CDS encoding phosphotransferase family protein codes for MSKEYYQMGWTLDEHYEDDYFFSRDNHNYFIKKNTTPMIATLSAEGIVPKLRWTKRISNGDVLIAQDFENGRTLKRSDMTDKRIPKILKKVHTSIKLRKIMQAQGYKKETALSSLSNLKSLINSELRKNNNITNALNYLENNIPDDNVRYAPCHTDLNKDNWLLSDNGKLFLVDWEHSILGDPAIDISYILYKYIPQDNWNEWLDIYGEKPTLKYRNRLKWYITFQSLIMIVWYHEKRQLAEMNSWLVFLDSIFNKFI; via the coding sequence ATGTCTAAAGAATATTATCAAATGGGTTGGACTTTAGATGAGCATTACGAAGACGATTATTTTTTTTCAAGAGACAACCATAATTATTTTATAAAGAAAAATACTACTCCGATGATAGCTACCCTTTCGGCAGAAGGGATAGTTCCTAAATTAAGGTGGACTAAAAGAATTAGTAATGGTGACGTGCTGATAGCACAAGATTTTGAAAATGGTCGAACATTAAAACGTTCTGATATGACCGATAAACGTATTCCGAAAATTTTAAAAAAGGTTCATACTTCTATTAAACTAAGAAAAATTATGCAGGCACAAGGTTATAAAAAAGAAACTGCACTTAGTTCGTTGAGTAATTTGAAATCTTTAATCAATAGTGAACTTAGAAAAAACAACAATATCACAAATGCACTTAATTATTTGGAAAATAATATTCCGGATGATAATGTTCGATATGCTCCATGCCATACCGATTTAAATAAAGATAATTGGTTATTATCGGATAATGGAAAATTATTTTTAGTTGATTGGGAACATTCGATATTGGGTGATCCTGCGATAGATATTTCTTATATATTATATAAGTATATTCCACAAGATAATTGGAATGAGTGGCTTGATATTTATGGAGAAAAGCCGACTTTAAAGTATAGAAATAGATTAAAGTGGTATATAACTTTTCAATCGCTTATTATGATTGTTTGGTATCATGAAAAAAGACAATTAGCTGAAATGAATTCGTGGTTAGTCTTTTTAGATAGTATTTTTAATAAATTTATTTAG
- a CDS encoding formate/nitrite transporter family protein, which translates to MAEAMHTKAYLEPQELYEYTSKKGVMKANGSLKYMLSLGFLGGAFISVGYLAYLRIAGSIPHEWAGLGVLLGAAVFPIGLICILVGGGELITSNMMAVTLAFFNKKVSLKLFVKNLIIITLANLVGAIFVAYFLGHVTGLTEGVIFEKTLVTAEAKINSTFWQGIFSGVGCNWLVGMGAWLSFCAKDVSGKILGTWFPIMTFVAVGFQHVVANMFVIPAAMFGGANITFAQFAENMGVIFLGNFLGGAILVAGLYTLAYKKKTN; encoded by the coding sequence ATGGCAGAAGCTATGCACACAAAGGCTTATTTAGAGCCACAGGAATTATACGAATACACTAGTAAAAAAGGAGTTATGAAAGCCAACGGTAGCCTAAAATATATGCTAAGTTTAGGGTTTTTAGGTGGAGCATTTATCTCGGTGGGATATTTAGCTTATCTTAGAATAGCCGGTTCTATACCCCATGAATGGGCGGGATTAGGTGTTTTATTAGGTGCTGCTGTTTTTCCAATTGGACTTATTTGTATTCTGGTTGGTGGTGGAGAATTGATTACCAGTAATATGATGGCGGTGACATTGGCATTTTTTAATAAAAAAGTAAGTTTAAAACTTTTTGTGAAAAATTTAATTATAATAACACTTGCTAATTTAGTAGGAGCAATCTTCGTTGCGTATTTTTTAGGACATGTTACCGGACTTACCGAAGGGGTAATTTTTGAAAAAACGTTAGTCACAGCAGAAGCAAAAATTAATTCAACATTTTGGCAAGGTATATTTTCAGGTGTTGGTTGTAACTGGTTAGTTGGAATGGGTGCATGGTTATCATTCTGTGCTAAAGATGTCAGTGGGAAAATACTTGGAACATGGTTTCCAATAATGACTTTCGTAGCTGTTGGGTTTCAGCACGTCGTTGCTAACATGTTTGTAATACCGGCTGCAATGTTTGGTGGTGCAAATATTACATTTGCACAGTTTGCCGAAAATATGGGAGTTATTTTCTTAGGGAATTTTCTAGGTGGAGCAATTTTAGTAGCAGGACTTTACACATTAGCATATAAGAAAAAAACAAATTAA
- the brnQ gene encoding branched-chain amino acid transport system II carrier protein → MLKFLKRNPYISIGLMLFALFFGAGNLIFPAFLGQNSGDRLPIAMIGFIIMGVGLPLLGVLVMGYSGAQDLLELSSRAGKTFGILFTTLLYLTIGPFFAIPRTGTTTFELGLSSFIPANYTIYVQAIFLALFMGATLRLAINPNKLVDRIGTMITPVLLLSMIILIIASLVKPMGSYQAPTQTYATNGLAFTSGLMEGYNTMDALASLVFGIIVINAVKLYGAKTKEEVAKNTLKSALIAALLLALVYIFISNIGATSVSILGLQKTGAGVLTGATTYYFGNVGKVLLFIIVLLACLTTSVGLVTACSTYFNKLYPKIDYKVYAIILTVFSFAIGNYGLAAIIKGAVPVLVLLYPLTMVLIALGFLNNLFGGKKIVYASTALLTGLFSLYTTVTSTIGTSVPVIDNFLVKFLPIQGVFAWINFAILGFVLGILLNLIKKESK, encoded by the coding sequence ATGCTTAAATTTTTAAAAAGAAACCCATATATTTCTATCGGACTTATGCTATTTGCATTATTTTTTGGAGCAGGAAATTTAATATTTCCGGCGTTTTTAGGTCAGAATTCAGGAGATCGCTTGCCTATTGCGATGATTGGGTTTATTATAATGGGAGTGGGATTACCTCTACTTGGGGTTTTAGTTATGGGTTATTCAGGTGCTCAAGATTTATTAGAATTATCTAGTAGAGCAGGGAAAACATTTGGTATATTATTTACTACGTTATTATATTTAACTATTGGACCATTTTTTGCAATTCCCAGAACAGGAACTACTACTTTTGAATTAGGTTTATCGAGTTTTATACCGGCAAACTATACAATATATGTACAGGCAATATTTTTAGCTTTGTTTATGGGGGCAACGTTAAGGCTTGCTATTAATCCTAATAAACTTGTTGACAGAATAGGTACAATGATTACACCGGTTTTATTATTATCTATGATTATTTTAATAATTGCATCACTAGTAAAACCAATGGGAAGTTATCAAGCTCCAACACAAACGTATGCAACAAATGGTTTGGCATTTACCAGCGGTTTAATGGAAGGATATAATACTATGGATGCTTTAGCTTCGCTGGTATTTGGAATTATTGTTATTAATGCCGTAAAATTATATGGAGCAAAAACAAAAGAAGAAGTGGCAAAAAATACTTTAAAATCTGCACTAATTGCTGCACTTTTATTAGCATTGGTATATATCTTTATTTCAAATATCGGTGCAACATCGGTATCGATCTTAGGTCTACAAAAAACAGGAGCAGGAGTTCTAACAGGTGCAACAACATATTACTTCGGTAATGTAGGAAAAGTATTATTGTTTATTATTGTACTGTTGGCTTGTTTAACAACAAGTGTAGGGCTGGTAACGGCGTGTTCAACATATTTCAATAAATTATATCCTAAAATTGACTACAAAGTATATGCAATAATACTAACAGTGTTTTCATTTGCAATTGGTAATTATGGTTTAGCGGCGATTATTAAAGGGGCAGTTCCAGTATTGGTATTATTGTATCCACTAACTATGGTATTGATTGCATTAGGATTCTTAAATAATCTATTCGGCGGGAAAAAAATTGTTTATGCAAGTACAGCATTATTGACAGGACTTTTCAGTTTATATACAACAGTAACTTCAACTATAGGGACTTCTGTACCGGTTATTGATAATTTTTTAGTGAAATTCTTACCAATTCAAGGTGTTTTTGCATGGATTAATTTTGCGATATTAGGATTTGTTTTAGGAATATTATTGAACTTAATAAAAAAAGAAAGTAAATAG
- a CDS encoding TIGR01457 family HAD-type hydrolase, whose translation MEIKKYKLYLIDLDGTIYNGSKKIKYAKEFVSYLNKNNIDYLFLTNNSTKGPKDVVKKLEKFDVETTEEHIFTSSEATRKYLRQKGYKMIYIIGEKGLIDTLCDFEQVSSKNKIEAVVVGLDRKLTYEKLSIACQAILNGAELIGTNPDTLLPTADGFIPSNGGQVKFLEYATGTVATIIGKPSKIIMDSAMSLFNYKKSDIAMIGDNYSTDIMSGINSGVDTIHVQTGVTSLKELKEKEIQPTYTIKNLSKLID comes from the coding sequence ATGGAAATAAAAAAGTATAAATTGTATCTTATTGATTTAGATGGTACTATTTACAACGGAAGTAAGAAAATTAAGTATGCTAAAGAATTTGTTTCTTATCTCAATAAAAATAATATTGACTATTTGTTTTTAACAAATAACTCCACGAAAGGACCTAAAGATGTTGTTAAAAAATTAGAAAAGTTTGATGTAGAAACAACAGAAGAACACATTTTTACTTCAAGTGAGGCTACTAGGAAATATTTGAGACAAAAAGGTTATAAAATGATATACATTATTGGAGAAAAGGGTCTTATAGATACCTTATGTGATTTTGAACAAGTTAGTTCTAAAAATAAGATTGAAGCCGTGGTAGTCGGTCTTGATAGAAAATTGACTTATGAGAAATTATCCATTGCCTGTCAGGCAATTCTTAATGGAGCTGAATTAATCGGAACAAATCCGGATACGTTACTTCCAACAGCCGATGGCTTTATTCCAAGTAACGGTGGTCAGGTAAAATTTTTAGAGTATGCTACAGGTACGGTAGCTACAATAATAGGAAAACCCAGTAAAATAATTATGGATAGTGCTATGAGTTTATTTAATTATAAAAAAAGTGATATAGCCATGATTGGTGATAATTATTCTACTGATATTATGTCCGGTATTAATAGCGGTGTAGATACGATACATGTTCAAACCGGTGTTACAAGTTTAAAAGAATTAAAAGAAAAAGAAATTCAACCAACATATACGATAAAAAATTTATCAAAATTAATAGATTAG